Within Halobacterium jilantaiense, the genomic segment CTCCGGAACACGTTCGTGTTGCTGGTCGTGTTCACGGTGGCAGCGCTCGCCGTCGGGCTGCTGCTGGCGATTCTCGTCGACCGGGACATCCGCTTCGAGAACACGTTCCGCACAATCTACCTGCTGCCGATGAGCCTGTCGTTCGTCGTGACCGCCATCTTCTGGGCGTGGATGTACAACCCCACGACCGGACTGATAAACGAGGGGCTCCGCCTGTTCGGCCTCGGGTCGCTCACTCAGCAGTGGATCAGCGACCCGCAGCTCAAGCTGTTCGCGGTGATGTTCGCGCTCGTCTGGCAGTTCAGCGGCTACGCGATGGTCGTCTACCTCGCCGGCCTGCGCGCCATCCCGACCGAGCAGTACGAGGCGGCGAAAGTCGACGGTGCCGGCCTCGTGAAGATGTACTGGCGGACCATCATCCCGCAGCTGCGGGCGTCCACGACCAGCGCCGCCGTCGTGCTGATGGTGTTCGCGCTGAAGGCGTTCGACTTCCTGTACGTGATGTTCGGCACGCGGCCCGGCCCGTCGGCGGACATCCTCGCGATGATGATGTACCGCGAGTCGTTCGGCACGACCAACTGGGCGTACGGCTCCGCGATCGCGATGATTCTGTTCGCGCTCGCGCTCGGCGTCATCGCACCGTACCTCTACCTGCAGTTCAAGCGAGGTGAACTCTGATGGCTTCCGACAGTTCCTCCGGCCGCTCGTGGAACCGAATCGGCCTGTACGCGGCGCTCTTGGCGCTGGTCGCGTTCTACCTCTCGCCGTTGGAGAGCGCAGTCATGACCGCGTTCAAGTCCCAGACCGGGTTCTTCCAGACGTCGCCGATTGCGCCGCCGGGACCGTCGACGTTCACTCTGGCGGCCTGGGGCGACGCGTTCTCGCGGCTCCAGGACGGACTCGTGAACAGCCTCCTGTTCACGATTCCCGCGACGGTGCTGTCGGCGACGCTCGGTAGCTTCGTCGCGTACGGCCTCACGAACACGAAGTGGCGCGGGCAGTCCGTCGTGTTGGTGTTGCTCATCGCGGGCATCTTCATCCCGTACCAGTCCGTGCTCGTGCCGCTGTCCCGGTTCTGGTCCATCGTCGACCTCGGCAGCCTCCTGTCGTGGCTGCCGCCGGTCGCGGACCGCTCGGGGCTGGTCGCGCTCGCGATCACCCACACCGCGTACGGCGTCCCGATCACGACGCTGCTGTTCCGCGCGCACTACCAGTCGCTGGACGACTCCATGCTGGAGGCCGCGCGGCTGGACGGCGCGACGATTCGGAAAATCTACACGCGTATCGTGTTGCCGCTCTCGATTCCGATGTTCGCAGTCGCGCTGATTTACCAGTTCACGAACATCTGGAACGACCTGCTGTTCGCGCTCGTGCTCATCCAGAACCCGAGCAGCGACGTGGTGACAATCTCCCTGACCTCCCTCCAGGGGTCTATGGTGAGCCAGTACAACCTGCAGATGGCGGGCGCGTTCATCACCGCGCTGCCCACCCTGCTCGTGTACATCTTCTTCGGCGACCAGTTCGCCGAAGGAGTCGCCGGCGGAGGTGCCTAACATGGCTGAACTACAACTCGACCACATCACCAAGACGTTCGACGACGGAGGCGACGAGATCGTCGCAGTCGACGACGTGTCCATCGACATCGAGGACGGCGAGTTCCTCGTGCTCGTCGGGCCGTCCGGCTGCGGGAAATCGACCACGCTGCGGACCATCGCGGGCCTCGAGTCCATCACCGACGGCGACATCCGGCTCGACGGCGAGGTCATCAACGACAAGCGCCCGCAGGACCGCAACATCGCGATGGTGTTCCAGTCGTACGCGCTGTACCCGCACATGACCGTGCGCGGCAACATGTCGTTCGGGCTCGAGGAGTCGACGGACCTCTCCGACGACGAGATCGACGAGCGCGTCACGGAAGCCACCGAGATGATGGGCATCGCCGACCTTCTGGACCGCAAACCCAGCGAGCTCTCCGGCGGCCAGCAGCAGCGCGTCGCGCTCGGCCGCGCCATCGTCCGCAACCCCGCGGCGTTCCTGATGGACGAACCGCTCGCGAACCTCGACGCGAAGCTGCGCGCGCAGATGCGGACGGAACTCCAGCGCATCCAGGAGGAACTCGGCGTGACGACCGTCTACGTCACGCACGACCAGACCGAGGCGATGACGATGAGCGACCGCATCGCTATCCTCGACGACGGGGAGCTCCAGCAGGTCGGGACGCCGCTGGAGTGCTACCACGAGCCCGCGAACCTCTTCGTCGCGGAGTTCATCGGCGAACCGTCGATGAACACCTTCGAGATGCGCGTCGAGGGCGACTCGCTCGCCGACGACGACTTCGAGTACCCGCTCTCGGCGAGCCACGCCGACGCCATCGGGGACGCCGACCGGGTCGTCTTCGGCGTCAGACCAGAGGACATCGAGATCGACGCGGACCCCGAGGACGCCCACAGCTACGCCGTCGACGTCGACGTCGTGGAGCCGAAGGGCAACGAGAACTACGTCCACATGACGTTCGACGGGGCCGCCGAAGACCGGGAGAAGTTCGTCGCGGCCGTCGGCGGCCTCGAACGGGTCGACGAGGGCGCGCGCGTCGTCGCCCGGTTCCCGCCGGAGGCCGTCCACCTCTTCGACGCGGACACGGGCCGAGCGCTGCACAACCGCTCGCTGGAAGCGGTCGAGGACCCCGAACTCACGTCGTAGCGGGTCGTCCCGTTCCGGAACGCCCTTGCGGCGGGAGCGAATTCTCGGAGGCGTCGATGCTCCCGGCACCTTTCCGGTACCCGTTCCGCGGCGAGCGCGCGGTCGACGCGCTGCTCGTCGGCGGTGCGCTCCACTTGCTGACTGTCTACGTGCCGGTCGTCCCGTTGATTCCGCTGGTCCCCGTGCTCGGCTACCTCCTCGTCGTCTTCGCGGCGCTCTCGACCCGCGAGCCCGCCGACCGCTTCGACTCCCTGCCGGCGTACCCCGGCGTCCGCAGCGTCCTGCGGACCGGTCTCCGCGGCGCGGTCGTCGTCGCGTCGTTCCTGGTGCCGGCCACGGTCGTCTTGCTCGTGACGGTCGCCGGCGCGTCACAGCTCACGCTGACCCCCGGTGACGTGAGCGCGGGGACGTCTGTGGCGTTCGCGCTCGGGTCGACGACATCGCTGCTGCTCGCCGTCGTCTGCGTCTACTTGCTCCCGGCGGCGCTCGCGAACTTCCTCGCGAACGGCCGGATTCTCGCGGCCTACGACACCGACGTGCTGGCTCGCGCAGCGGGCCACGGCGCGTACTTCTACGACGTGCTCGTCGGACTCGTCGCCGGTGCGGTTCTGCTCACTGTCGCGGGTGCCACCGTCTCGGTCGCCGTCGGCTTCTTCGTCGCGTTCTACGCCGAACTCGTCGCCGTCGGCTTCTGGAGTCGCGGCGTCAGCCGCGCGCTCCCGGACGTGGTCGCTGCGGCGTGACTACAGCGACTCCAGCGTCTCGATGCACTCCAGGAGCGCGCGGCCGTTGTGGTAGGCTCCCTTGTACATCGCGCCCTTCCGGCCGACCGGTTCGAGGTCGTCGTTCACGCCGGAGTGCCACTCGCCGTGTTCGTCGTCGACGTGGTGGGTCTCGACGAAGTCGTAAGTCTCCTCGAAGACCTCGCGGTACCGCTGCGCGCCGGTCGCCTCGTACATGCGGAGCGCGCTGGTCATGCACTCGGCCTGCACCCACCACGCCTTGATGCGGTTCGTCGCGTCGCCGTCGAGCGGCCCGAAGAAGTAGAAGCCGCCGCGGTCGTCGTCGTAGCCGTGGTCGAGGGAGAACTCGAACAGCGCCTCGTAGAGGTCGACGAAGAGCCGGTCGGAGACGTCCAGGGCGTCGGCGGCCTCCATCGTCAGCCAGACGTTCTCCAGGTCGTGGCCGTACGACACGACGCGGAAGTCCTCGTCGTTGAGGCGCGGCGTCCAGTCGGGGTCGTACTTGTCCGTGCACGCCGTGCGGTCCTTCCGGACGACCGTGTTCGTGCAGATATCGAGAAGTTCGTGGAGGCGCGCCCGTGCGGTCTCGTGGCCCGTCGCGCGGTAGAATGTCGTGAACGCCTCCATGAGGTGGAGGTGGGTATTCATCAGCTTCAGCGTCGGGTCGAGGACGCTGTCCCCGGACTCCTTCGGCGACCAGTCCGGCTCGATGTTCGCGAGGTAGGTCGTGCCCTCCGTGACCTGCGTCCAGTCGGCCTCGAAGTACTCCCGGTAGCCGCCGTTCGCGTGGTCTTTCGCGGCGTCGTCGACGGTCTCGAAGAGGTCGACTGCGAGGTCGCGGGCGGCCTCGTCGCCGGTCGCGCGGTAGTACTCCGAGAGGCCGTAGAGCGCGAACGACTGGCCGTAAAGGTGTTTCCGGGGTTTCAGAACGTCACCGGTCCGGTCTACCTCCCAGACGAAGCCCCCGTGTTCGTCGTCGTGCATCTCGTCGCGGAGGAACTCGTAGCCCAGTTCCGCCTCGTCGAGGTAGTCGCCGTCGACGACGTCGGAGCGCGAGAGCCGGGAGAACAGCCACAGCATCCGCGACTGCGTGACGAGCATCTTGTGGTCGTTGCCCGCGAAGGCTCCGGTCTCGTCGTAACTCAGGACGTAGCCGCCGTGTTCGTCGTCGAGACACCGCGGCAGCCAGAAGTCCAGCACCACGTCTTCGAGGTTCCGGCGGAGCTTCGGGACGTACTCCGCGGCGAGGTCGTCGGAGCCAGTACTCATTGTCGAGTGAGTGTTCACAGAACCGCCACTAAGCGCTGTCGCTCCCGCTCAGTCCGCTCGTTCGTCGGCTTCCGACGGCGTGTACGTCGTCAGTTCGAGCGCGTGAATCTCGGTGGTCATCGCGTCGCCGAGCGCGTCGTACACCAGGTCGTGCTGGGCGACCAGCGACTCGCCCTCGAAGGCCGACGAGACGACGGTCGCCGCCAAGTGGTCGTCGTCGTGGTCGCCGCGGGCGCGGGTCACCGTCGCCTCGCAGTCCGCCTCGAAACCGTCCTCGATTCGCGCTTCCACGTCGGAGAGGTCCATACGCGTCCTCGGTCGGCCGGCGAGAAAAGCGCGGGGGTCCGCGGCGGCCACCGTGGTCGCGGAGTGACGAGAGGCGGCCGGCGACTTGGTTCCGCCCGCACCCGTACGTATTTGTGAGCGCCACCGGCAGTCGTGCGCATGGATTGATCTTCGAGTTCACGCCCTGACGCATCTACCTCGAACAGTCAGTCGGCTTCCTGCTGGTCTCCGGAGGAACCCTCGCCGTCGGCGGCCTCTATCTACTTCAGGTCCACTGGTCGAGGCCGGTCTGGACGACCGACTCCTCGATGCGTTCGAACCCGCGGGCGACCTCGTCGGCGTCGACCTCCCACTCGTCGGTGACGAACTCGCGGGCCGCCTCGACGTCCGGAGAGAGGTCGGTGTGGACGCTGTAGTCGTCGGTGACCTCGGGGTTCAGGAACAGTTCGCGGATGCGGTCGCCGGACTCGACGTGCTCGCCCTCGGCGTCGAGGACGCTCCAGAGGTCGCCGTGTTCGCGAATGGCGTTCAGCGCGGTCTTCGGGCCGAAGCCGTCGATGCCGGGGTTGAAGTCCGTGCCGCAGAGGATGCCCACGTCGACCAGTTGCTCCCACGTGAGGTCGTGTTCGGCGAGCGTCGCCTCGAAGTCCATGCGCTCGGGATCGCCGGAGCTCGTGAGCTGGCGGAGCGTCACGGGCGACCCGAGCAGCAGGCAGTCGTAGTCGTCGCTGCCCACGCAGTCCACGTCGTCGTCGACTCTCGCCATGTACGACGCCTGCGCCTCCCCCTCGGCGGGCGCTTCGACCTGCGGCACGTCCAGCAGGTCGAACAGCGCCCGCGTGGTCTCGTGGATGGTGTCCGTGAGCCGCTGCGTGCGCGCCTCCAGACGGGCGGCTTCGACGGCGTCGCCTTCCTCGCGGGCTTCTTCCAGTTGTTCCTCGTAGCTCTCGCGTTGCTCGCGTCGCTCGGCCACTTCCTCGTCCTTGAGTTCGGTGACGCCGCCGTCCCAGACGAACACGGGCGTCAAATCGTGCTCGAAGAACTTCGGGAGGCCCTGGACGGCGCCGACGAGGTTCGCCACCTCGGTGCCGTCGCTCGTGGTGTAGATGTCCTCGCTGGTCCACTGGACGGTCGTCGTGAGGTACTTGTACAGCCAGTTGTGGGCGTCGACGGCCACCACGCTCCCCTGGAGGTCCGCGAAGGGAGTCTCCTCGATGGCCGCGAGCTGCCGGAGGTCCGCGTTACCCATCACCCGGAGTTCGGGCTCCCCGGATTTAACCGTTGAGCAACGCCGGCAGCCCGTACCCGATGGTCACCAGCGAGATGCCGACGGACGTGACACCGGCCCCGAAGCCGCGCCACTCGCGGCGGTCACCGACCGCCTCGGCGTACCTCTGCGGGAGCCGGCTGCAGACGAATTCCGGCGCGAGCAGCGCCGGCAGGCCGGCGGCGAGGTGGACCGCGCCGACCGCAATCAGGGCCGTCGGAAGCAGCGCCATGTAGAGAGTCGCGGCCGCAGCGAGAAAAAGACTACCAGTCGACGCGGACCGGCGGGGACTGCCCGCGCTTGCGGTCGAGGAACGCCTCCTCCTCGGGCGAGAGGTCCCGCTCCCGGTACCGGTCGAGGCCGTCCTGATAGCCGGCCGCGCGGTCCTCGCAGGGGCGTTCCAGCACGAGTTCGGCGATGCCCGTCTCCTCGCCCGTGAATCCGAAGCCGGCCTTGTGGAGCGCCTCGTACGCGAACGGATTGTTCACGGCGATGCGGACGCGGTCGCAGTCGTCGAGCAGGCGGTCGGCCGCGAACGCGCAGAGCCGCGCACCCACGCCGTCGCCCCGTCGGTCGCCGCGGACGGTGACGTACCGCAGCCACGCCGTCCCCGGGTCGGTGCGGTCCTCGTTGAACGAGACCGCGCCGACCACGTCCGCGACCGGGTCGTCGGCCTCCCTGGCGGCCGGCGGCCAGCCGTCGCGCTCCCCGACCGGCGGACCCTCGTAGGCGACTGCCTTCCCCGTGTTCGACATCACGAACTTGCCCGCGTAGCTGAACGCCTCCCAGTCCAGGAGGAGCGTCGGGCCGTCGTCGGGGCCGCCGAGGACTGCGTAACGCACACTCGCTCTTCGCGCAGCGACACAAAGTATTGCCTGCCTCGGTCGCGTCGGAGTCGGTATGCACGACGTGCCCTACTTCGACCGGTTCGCGCCGTTGTACGACCTCGCGATGCCGGCGGCCGACCGGGCGGACCTCGCCCTGGCGCTCGCGCTCGCCGACCGGCCAGTCGAGCGCGTGCTGGACCTCGGCGGGGGGACTGGCCGGGTCGCCCGCGCGCTCGGCGGCGACGCCGTCGTCGCGGACGCCAGCCGCGGGATGCTTTCAGAAGCCCGCGGCGCGGGTCTCGAAACCGTCCAGACCGACGTCCGGCGGCTCGCAGTCGCCGACGAGTCCGTCGACGCCGTCGTGATTGTGGACGCGCTCCACCACTTCCCCGCGCGCAGCACGGCAATCGAGGAGGCGGCGCGCGCGCTGCGCCCCGGTGGGGTGGTCGTCGTGCGGGACTTCGACCCCGCGACGCTCCGCGGCTGGCTGCTGGTCGCCGGCGAACACCTCCTCGGGATGGGGTCGCGCTTCGACACCGCCGACGAGTGCGGCCGCCGACTCGCCGACGCGGGTCTGGACGCGCGACTCGTCGACACGGGGTTCGCGTTCACCGTCGCGGGCGTGAAACCGGGACAGCCTTGACCCACCCGTTCGAAGCCCGCCCATGAAGCTGACCGACGTCGACGAGCGCGCAGTCACCCGATTCCTACCCGGCGACGTGCTCGCTATCCTCGCACTCGTGCTCGTGGGGACGGTACAGCACGGGACACTGAACCCACAGCACTACGCGGGCGTCCTGCTGCCGTTCCTCGTCGGCTGGCTGGCGGCCGCGCCGCTCGTCGGCGCGTACAGTTCGCGCGCCGCGGAGTCCTCTCGCGCGGCGCTGCTGCTCGCTGCCGGCACGTGGCTCCTCGGGGACCTCGTCGGCCAACTGCTGCGGAACACGTCGCTGTTCCCCGGGAACGCCGACCCGACGTTCTTCCTCGTGATGTTCCTCGTGGGCGCGCTGCTGCTGTCGGTCGTGCGGTTCGGGTCGCTGGTGGTCGCCGACCTCGTCGGGAACTGACCCGCGCCGAGATATCGGCGGCGACCGCGAAACCGGCGACAGCACGGCCGTTCCCGTTCACGGCGTCTCTGTCGGGGCACCGCGGCTTGTCGCGTAGCGCTCTGTAATGCCCCAGAGTTCGCCGCCGGGGCCTCAATCCTTTTCGTGCCGTCGGCCGAACAACCGGGCGTGACAGAGACGCTGTTCCTCTCCGACGACGACCTTGCCGGGCTCGCTGACCTCGCTGACTACGTGAACGCCGTCCGAGACGGGTACCGCCAGCGCGGCGAGGGCGCGCCGGCCGAACCCCGAACGAAGCTCGTCCGGGGCGACCCGCCGGGGATGCTCACCGACTACTCCGCCATTCTCCCGGAGACCGGCGCGATGGGCGGGTACACGTACAGCGCGGGGTTCGGAGCCGAGGACGCGTGGTTCGTCACGCCGCTGTTCGACGCCGAATCCGGCGAGCCGCTGGCGCTGCTGGACGGCGCACGCATGAACCCCTTCAAGACCGGCGCGACCGGTGCCGTCGGTGTCGACGCGCTCGCCCGCCGGGACGCCTCGACGATGGCCGTCGTCGGGAGCGGCGCGCAGGCACGCGGACAGCTGAAGGCGGTGGCGACGGTCCGTGACCTTGACACCGTCTGGGTGTACTCGCGGACGAAGGAGAGCCGCGAGGCGTTCGCCGCGGAGCTGAACGACTCCCTCGACGCCTCGGTCGCGGCGGTGGCGTCGAGCGCAGCCGCCGTCGAGGGCGCGGACATCGTCGTCACGGCGACGAACGCCAGCGAGCCGGTCTTCGACGGCGAACACCTCGACGACGGCGCGCACGTCACGGCGATGGGTCAGTACCACCCGGAGAAGCGCGAACTGGACGCGACGACCATCGAGCGCGCGACCTACGTCCCCGACCTCCGCGCCCGAGTCAGTCAGGACGCCGGCTCGTTCCTCGCGGCCGTCGAGGCGGGCGTCGTCGACGAGGACCACGTCCACGCGGAACTCGGCGAAGTCGTTGCCGGGGAGGCAGAGGGCCGCCAGGGGCCCGAGGACGTGACTGTGTTCGACAGCGGCGGCACGGGCATCGAGACGGTGGCGGCCGCCCACATGCTCTACGAGCGCGCCGTCGAGCAGGGGCTCGGCACCGAGATTCCGTTCGCGCCCGCGAGCGAAGCGCTCACTGGGGAGTAATCAGTACCCGGTCCGGACTCAGTCCGGAAGCAGGTCTCCGCCCCGCGCCCGGCTGGCGGCTGACGCGAGCGCCGAAGCGCCCAGCACGACGAGCAGCGCGCGCTGCCACGGCTCGGTCACGGTGACCGCGCCGCCGAAGCAGAACGCGGCGAACAGGGCGTTCCAGCCAGCTATCGCGGCGACAGTTTTCCCCGGCATCGCCTAGCCGTTGGGTCCGGCGCGGCTCAAAGGTTGGGGTGGTCGCCGTCAGAGGTACGGCGCGAGCCCGAGCGCCTCGACGAGGGGGATGCCGGCGGCGAGCGCGCCGGCGAGGTAGCCGGCGATTGCGCCGCCGTTCAACAGCGGGAGGCCGGCGTGCGCCCGGCCCTTGAACACCATCCGCATCAGGACGAGCAGCCCGAGGATGGTGCCGACCATCGCGGTGAGGGGGGCGAGTTCGACGCCCGGGAGGACCTCGGGAGTGTCGAGGAAGAACGCGGCGCTGGCGACGAGAATCGAGGGCATCACGGCGTCGCCGAGGCCGATGAAGTACGCGGGGCGGTCGGCGGGATTACTGGCCTCACGCTCGCCCTCACCGGCCTCGTCGGCGGTCTCCTGGGCATCGTCCACGAACGAGTACTCCAGCGTGGTCGGGACGACGAGGACGATTGGCAGTTGGAGCTCCATCACGCCGGAGGCGAGCGTGAGCATGTGTTCGGTGCCGTAGACGCTGATGGCGTCGTACACCGCCAGCGCGGTCAACAGGACGAGCGCCGGCAGGACGCCGAAGCTGATGCCGAACAGCGCGGCGGCACCCATCCCCATGAGTGCGCCCGCCGAGTCGATGACCCACCACTCGGGGTAGGCGTACAGCGCGACGACGAGCGCGACGGCCGGCACCCAGACGGCGAGGTTCACGCCCGCGACCGTGACGGCGGGGAAGACGACGGCGAACACGTAGGAGGCGACGAGGCCGCTCGTCAGGAGGACGAAGCCCTTCAGCACCCACTGCTGGTCGTACTTGATGACGAGCAGGATACCGCCGGTGGCGACCAGCAGGAAGGCGACGTAGACGATGCTGTTCAGCGGATTCTGGGGGTCCTCGGTGGACTGCAGGCCCGCGCTCTGGAAGGGTTCGACGAGCGCGAGCGCGCCGACCTGGACGACGACGAACAGGGCGACGACGCCGGCGAGCACGCCGGCGACCCGCGTCGAGTCGTTCATGTACTCTCCCTGGGAGCGCCCCCGTCTTGCCTTTTCCGTCTACCGGACGTACAGCGTCTCCCCGACGAGGCCGGCGAGGTGGACGCCGGACTGGGGCGTCACCGCGAGGTAGGGGCGCTCGACGGGCCCGAAGACGTCGACGACTCGACCGACGGCGTCGAGGTTCTGGTCGACGAGCGCGGCCCCGATTCCGGGGTGGGCGTCGTCGTCGCTGCGCACGACGGCGACGTTGCCCGCGGTCCGCGTGACGCTGCCGGCTCGCTCCATCAGCTCCGGAGCGCGCCGACGTAGGCGGCGACGGCCTGCACGAGGTCGTTCTTCGAGTCGTCGGCGTCCTTCACCAGAACGCGCCCCGAGTCCGTCCAGTGCTGCCGGGGGTAGGCCACGTCGCGTTCGACGACGGCGTCGTAGCCGACCTGCTGGACGGCGGTCGCGATTTCGTCGACGGTGGGCTCCTCGACGGCGAGGTCCTCGGGGACACGGCGGCCCTCGCGGCGGGAGAGCGCCGCGTCGAAGTAGGCGGGCCAGATGACGTTCTCGACCATGCCCGCCGCTACCAGACGGAGAAAGGAAACGGTGTCGGCCTACCGGCGCGCGAACAGAGCGGCACCGAGCACGGCGACGACGCCCGTGGCGACGCCGAAGCCGGGCGCGGAGCCACCGGAGGAGCCGTCACCGCCGTCGGTCGTCGTGGCGGCGGCCGTGGTGGCGGTCTCGGTCTGGGTCGTCGGTTCGGCGGTCGTCGCCGTGGTCGTCGTGTTGGCCTCGGCGTACGCGTCGGGGTGGAACGCCTGCGCCATCTGCGTCATCGGTTCGACGACCCGGGGGGCGGGCTGATTGATGTGGTTGACGTTCACCGCGACGATGTTGCCCTCCTCGTAGGCAGTCGTGTTCCGGACGACGGAGTCCGCGCCGATGAGTTCGGACTTGTCGGCGTTCATCTGCGCGGCGGGCACGCCGACGACGACGTGCTCGGGGTCCTGCTCGGCGACGAACTCCTCGGACGGCTGCGGGTACGGTTTGCTGAAGTTCCCGTCAGCGGCGATGTTGTGGCCGCCCGCCGTGTCGATCATCGAGCCGATGAAGGTGCTCGGGCCGGCGGTGTAGCCGCCACCGAGGGCGTAGTAGACGCTCGGGCGCTCCTGCCCGTCGACGGCCTGCCGGATGGTGTCGACGCGGTCGCGCATGTCCGAGACGGTGGTTTCGGCGGCGTCGCACGCGCCGACGAGCCTGCCGATAGTCTCGGTCTTCTCGTAGACGGCGTCCAGGGAGTTCGCGAACTGGAAGCGGTAGACCGTGACGCCGGCGTCACGGAGCTGGGTGACGGAGTCGTTGTCGATGGTGTTCGGCGCGAGCACGAGGTCGGGTTCGAGCGAGATGACCTGCTCGGCGTTCACCTGTGAGGGGCTCCCGGAGGTGACGACCTCGCGGTCGCCGGCGTCCTCGAGGTAGCCGGCGAACTGGGAGACGCCGACGACTTTCTCGCGCGCGTCGAGTTCCCACATGGTCTGGGCGGCGCTCGGGTTCAGCGTGACGACGCGCTCGGGTTCGGCGTCGACGGTGACGTTAGCGTCGCTGGCGTCGGTCATCGTGACGGGGAACTCGCAGGACGGGTCTTCCTGAGCGGCCGGTGCGTCGAACGCGCCGGCTGCGGGGACTGTGGCAC encodes:
- a CDS encoding carbohydrate ABC transporter permease; this translates as MGSRIFRLFRADGERDPDAEDGAVRTDGGTATSDGAESTGARSRVGRLLETEFAQSLPFWLPATLLVGLFVYGAIGWNFLISLTDWSGLRTPTYESFDFEMYTRFFEAVARGGLFSGPQEYWALRNTFVLLVVFTVAALAVGLLLAILVDRDIRFENTFRTIYLLPMSLSFVVTAIFWAWMYNPTTGLINEGLRLFGLGSLTQQWISDPQLKLFAVMFALVWQFSGYAMVVYLAGLRAIPTEQYEAAKVDGAGLVKMYWRTIIPQLRASTTSAAVVLMVFALKAFDFLYVMFGTRPGPSADILAMMMYRESFGTTNWAYGSAIAMILFALALGVIAPYLYLQFKRGEL
- a CDS encoding carbohydrate ABC transporter permease, which encodes MASDSSSGRSWNRIGLYAALLALVAFYLSPLESAVMTAFKSQTGFFQTSPIAPPGPSTFTLAAWGDAFSRLQDGLVNSLLFTIPATVLSATLGSFVAYGLTNTKWRGQSVVLVLLIAGIFIPYQSVLVPLSRFWSIVDLGSLLSWLPPVADRSGLVALAITHTAYGVPITTLLFRAHYQSLDDSMLEAARLDGATIRKIYTRIVLPLSIPMFAVALIYQFTNIWNDLLFALVLIQNPSSDVVTISLTSLQGSMVSQYNLQMAGAFITALPTLLVYIFFGDQFAEGVAGGGA
- a CDS encoding ABC transporter ATP-binding protein encodes the protein MAELQLDHITKTFDDGGDEIVAVDDVSIDIEDGEFLVLVGPSGCGKSTTLRTIAGLESITDGDIRLDGEVINDKRPQDRNIAMVFQSYALYPHMTVRGNMSFGLEESTDLSDDEIDERVTEATEMMGIADLLDRKPSELSGGQQQRVALGRAIVRNPAAFLMDEPLANLDAKLRAQMRTELQRIQEELGVTTVYVTHDQTEAMTMSDRIAILDDGELQQVGTPLECYHEPANLFVAEFIGEPSMNTFEMRVEGDSLADDDFEYPLSASHADAIGDADRVVFGVRPEDIEIDADPEDAHSYAVDVDVVEPKGNENYVHMTFDGAAEDREKFVAAVGGLERVDEGARVVARFPPEAVHLFDADTGRALHNRSLEAVEDPELTS
- a CDS encoding DUF4013 domain-containing protein produces the protein MLPAPFRYPFRGERAVDALLVGGALHLLTVYVPVVPLIPLVPVLGYLLVVFAALSTREPADRFDSLPAYPGVRSVLRTGLRGAVVVASFLVPATVVLLVTVAGASQLTLTPGDVSAGTSVAFALGSTTSLLLAVVCVYLLPAALANFLANGRILAAYDTDVLARAAGHGAYFYDVLVGLVAGAVLLTVAGATVSVAVGFFVAFYAELVAVGFWSRGVSRALPDVVAAA
- a CDS encoding AGE family epimerase/isomerase, whose translation is MSTGSDDLAAEYVPKLRRNLEDVVLDFWLPRCLDDEHGGYVLSYDETGAFAGNDHKMLVTQSRMLWLFSRLSRSDVVDGDYLDEAELGYEFLRDEMHDDEHGGFVWEVDRTGDVLKPRKHLYGQSFALYGLSEYYRATGDEAARDLAVDLFETVDDAAKDHANGGYREYFEADWTQVTEGTTYLANIEPDWSPKESGDSVLDPTLKLMNTHLHLMEAFTTFYRATGHETARARLHELLDICTNTVVRKDRTACTDKYDPDWTPRLNDEDFRVVSYGHDLENVWLTMEAADALDVSDRLFVDLYEALFEFSLDHGYDDDRGGFYFFGPLDGDATNRIKAWWVQAECMTSALRMYEATGAQRYREVFEETYDFVETHHVDDEHGEWHSGVNDDLEPVGRKGAMYKGAYHNGRALLECIETLESL
- a CDS encoding BolA/IbaG family iron-sulfur metabolism protein gives rise to the protein MDLSDVEARIEDGFEADCEATVTRARGDHDDDHLAATVVSSAFEGESLVAQHDLVYDALGDAMTTEIHALELTTYTPSEADERAD
- the fen gene encoding flap endonuclease-1, encoding MGNADLRQLAAIEETPFADLQGSVVAVDAHNWLYKYLTTTVQWTSEDIYTTSDGTEVANLVGAVQGLPKFFEHDLTPVFVWDGGVTELKDEEVAERREQRESYEEQLEEAREEGDAVEAARLEARTQRLTDTIHETTRALFDLLDVPQVEAPAEGEAQASYMARVDDDVDCVGSDDYDCLLLGSPVTLRQLTSSGDPERMDFEATLAEHDLTWEQLVDVGILCGTDFNPGIDGFGPKTALNAIREHGDLWSVLDAEGEHVESGDRIRELFLNPEVTDDYSVHTDLSPDVEAAREFVTDEWEVDADEVARGFERIEESVVQTGLDQWT
- a CDS encoding GNAT family N-acetyltransferase, which produces MRYAVLGGPDDGPTLLLDWEAFSYAGKFVMSNTGKAVAYEGPPVGERDGWPPAAREADDPVADVVGAVSFNEDRTDPGTAWLRYVTVRGDRRGDGVGARLCAFAADRLLDDCDRVRIAVNNPFAYEALHKAGFGFTGEETGIAELVLERPCEDRAAGYQDGLDRYRERDLSPEEEAFLDRKRGQSPPVRVDW
- a CDS encoding class I SAM-dependent methyltransferase, with amino-acid sequence MHDVPYFDRFAPLYDLAMPAADRADLALALALADRPVERVLDLGGGTGRVARALGGDAVVADASRGMLSEARGAGLETVQTDVRRLAVADESVDAVVIVDALHHFPARSTAIEEAARALRPGGVVVVRDFDPATLRGWLLVAGEHLLGMGSRFDTADECGRRLADAGLDARLVDTGFAFTVAGVKPGQP
- a CDS encoding DUF3054 domain-containing protein gives rise to the protein MKLTDVDERAVTRFLPGDVLAILALVLVGTVQHGTLNPQHYAGVLLPFLVGWLAAAPLVGAYSSRAAESSRAALLLAAGTWLLGDLVGQLLRNTSLFPGNADPTFFLVMFLVGALLLSVVRFGSLVVADLVGN
- a CDS encoding ornithine cyclodeaminase family protein, encoding MTETLFLSDDDLAGLADLADYVNAVRDGYRQRGEGAPAEPRTKLVRGDPPGMLTDYSAILPETGAMGGYTYSAGFGAEDAWFVTPLFDAESGEPLALLDGARMNPFKTGATGAVGVDALARRDASTMAVVGSGAQARGQLKAVATVRDLDTVWVYSRTKESREAFAAELNDSLDASVAAVASSAAAVEGADIVVTATNASEPVFDGEHLDDGAHVTAMGQYHPEKRELDATTIERATYVPDLRARVSQDAGSFLAAVEAGVVDEDHVHAELGEVVAGEAEGRQGPEDVTVFDSGGTGIETVAAAHMLYERAVEQGLGTEIPFAPASEALTGE